The genomic segment TTTCTCGAAGACCGTACGGGCCTGTTTTCCCGTGACCCGGTCTTTTATCCCATGATAAAACCGGAACCCCTGGCGCTCCAGGGCAACGGCGATCTTCTTGGCTTCATCCGTGTTAAAGGGTTTTCCTTCAAAAACGCTCAAAATATTTTTTTTGTTCATCGGCGGCTGCTCCATAGGTTGATTTTCAAATTAAAAAGGATCTTATCAGAAGCCCCGGATCCGTTTCAAGCAAAATCCCGGAACCATCCTTCTGAATGTCCCCGGTCCTTAGTGGCCCTGTTCGTAAATACTGTGACGCACCGAGAGGGTTGTAGAGCGGTCTCATCAAGGCGCGCGACTGAGGCGTACCCCCTGTGGTACGGCGCAGGGAGCGATACGATGATGAGGCCGCTCTACAACACTCAAATGCCACCGTATTTACGAATAGGGCCACTCAAATCCCGCAGACCCGGCAATAGCCGTTGAACTCCTGGTCCACGGAGACCAGGCTGCCGGGTTTTTGTTTCAAGAGGTTCAGGACCTGGGTCCCCTTGCTCCCGTACCGGTAAATGGTCACGCCTTTGCATTTGAGGGCGTGTGCCATGAGATAGATTTTTTTCACGTCATCGGCCGTGGCCTGTTCGGGCAGGTTCACGGTCTTGGACACGGCATTGTCCGTATAACGCTGAAACGCCGCCTGGATTTTGAGATGATCTTCCGGAGCGATGTCCATGGCGGTCTTGAAGAGGGCCCGGATCCCTTTGGGGACGGAGCGGACGTTCCGGATGCTCCCGATGCCCATGATCTCATCCCTGAGCCGAGGTGTCAGGACCTTTGCTGCCATCTCTTCGAATAGGGGATTGAACTCGATGAGGTCCCGCCCGTCGAGCACGTGCCGGACGAATGAGACCGCGAAGTGCGGCTCGATGCCGCTCGATGTCCCTGCGATGATGCTGATGGTCCCGGTCGGGGCCACGGTAGTGACCGTGGCGTTGCGCAGTGGCGGGAACCCCCTTCCGGGATAAATGCTCCGTGAGAAGTTCGGGAAGGGGCCCCGCTCCCTTGCCAATTGTGCCGACACCTTCCTTGCTTCCGAGGTCACGTAGCGCATGAGTCTCCCGGCAAGGCGGAGCGCAATCTCCGAATCATAGGGGATCCCGAGCCTGATCAGCATATCGGCCCATCCCATCACGCCGAGACCGATCTTCCGGTTCGCGAGGGTCATTCTCTTGATTCTAAAGAAGGGGTATCGGTTGAGGTCAATGATATTGTCAAGGAAACGGACGCCGATCCCGATGATTCTCTTGAGCTTCCTGTAATCAACCCGGCCGTTTTGAACCATATGTGAGAGGTTGATGGATCCCAGATTGCAGCTCTCGTAAGGGTAGAGAGGAAGTTCGCCGCAAGGGTTGGTCCCATCCATCTCCCCAAGGTCAGGGGTCGGGTTCTTCCGGTTCACCTCGTCGACGAAAAGGAGCCCCGGATCGCCGGTCTTCCACGCCATCCGGGCAATGAGGCCGAAGAGGTCAGGCGCATTCTCTTCTCTTTCGATCCTGCCGGTCTTGGGGTTGATGAGGGGGATACTCTTTCCGCTCTTGACCGCCTTCATGAAACGGTCGGTCACGGCCACGGATATATTGAAATTCGTGAATGCTTCCGGGTCCTCCTTGGCTTGGACAAAGGTCCGGATGTCCGGGTGGTCCACGCGGAGGATCCCCATGTTGGCCCCGCGTCTTCTCCCCCCCTGCTTGACCACCTCCGTGGCCTGGTCAAAGACCCGCATGAACGAGACCGGCCCCGAGGCTACCCCTCCGGTGGATTTGACCACACCCCCTTCGGGCCGTAACCTGGAAAAGGAGAAGCCCGTCCCCCCGCCGGACTGGTGGATCACGGCCATCTCCGAGACCGCCTTGAAGATCCCTCGGATTGAATCCGGCACCGGGAGCACAAAACAGGCGGCAAGC from the Nitrospirae bacterium CG2_30_53_67 genome contains:
- a CDS encoding ribonucleoside-diphosphate reductase, adenosylcobalamin-dependent, with product MISLSENSRIILKQRYLERDPQGRVCETPEEMFARVARHVAAAGRLYSKGKDPAEIEQDFFEVMTDLDFLPNSPALMNAGTRLGQLAACFVLPVPDSIRGIFKAVSEMAVIHQSGGGTGFSFSRLRPEGGVVKSTGGVASGPVSFMRVFDQATEVVKQGGRRRGANMGILRVDHPDIRTFVQAKEDPEAFTNFNISVAVTDRFMKAVKSGKSIPLINPKTGRIEREENAPDLFGLIARMAWKTGDPGLLFVDEVNRKNPTPDLGEMDGTNPCGELPLYPYESCNLGSINLSHMVQNGRVDYRKLKRIIGIGVRFLDNIIDLNRYPFFRIKRMTLANRKIGLGVMGWADMLIRLGIPYDSEIALRLAGRLMRYVTSEARKVSAQLARERGPFPNFSRSIYPGRGFPPLRNATVTTVAPTGTISIIAGTSSGIEPHFAVSFVRHVLDGRDLIEFNPLFEEMAAKVLTPRLRDEIMGIGSIRNVRSVPKGIRALFKTAMDIAPEDHLKIQAAFQRYTDNAVSKTVNLPEQATADDVKKIYLMAHALKCKGVTIYRYGSKGTQVLNLLKQKPGSLVSVDQEFNGYCRVCGI